The region GAAATCGCCAGCGTGCGGCTCACGACCAGCGCAGCTACGGCTGGTGCCGCGACTGCGGACTGCACGGAAGACTTCAGCCTCAGCATTGCGGATGGACAGACGGTCAGTGAGCCGTTCCGTTTTGGCGGCAAGGGACAGGGAAGCGGTTACGACGTGACGGTCAGGCGCGGAGCCCGCGTCATCGGTACCCGGAAGGTAGCGCTGGACGGTAGCTGTGGCTGGAGCTATGAAAGTAAACCAGGGCCCGGCACCATCACTTATGAGGTTCGTCCTGCTGGTGACGCGACAGCCGAGCCGGTCAGTACGGTCAATCTGACAGTTGGCGAGTGAGTCCAGGAAGTAGGCAACAGGGCGCCCTCGCACAATGGGGCGCCCTGTTTGCTCATGAGAATGCTAGCGGCTGACAGTCCAGATCCCGGCGAATTCGGCCAGCTGTGTATTGCGGTCGGGCGTCGCATATGCGGCAATGCTTCCATCCAGATACAGCGCGTCGGGACAATTCAGGGTGTCACGGAAAAATACGGCAAAGCTGTAGAAATTCACCGGACCAGCGCTGATGGCAAACCGCACCTTGCCGTCACGGCACACGCCGACGCCGCTGCGCACCTTGAAGCTGGTCCCGCTTCGACTGAAGGACGGATGGAGCTGTCCTTTCCGGACCAGCAGGGGTCCTGACTGGGTAGCAAATGTCGGTCGGGGATCAGCGTGGCGGTAGGCCTGGGATTCCGTTACTCCTGCCTGCGTTCCCCTGACCCAGAACACTCCATTGGGAAGAAGGGCGAAGTTTCCCCCTGAGCGGGCACTGTTCAGTCCGACCAGGATCTGACCTTTCTCGACATGCAGGCCCAGCGGCTTGGGTCCAGGCGCATAGATGCCGCTGTTCGTCGCAAAAAGCATCTGCTGCCCCTGCTTGGCCAGACGGGCCTGTACCTCTGCGAAGGTGTGATACGGCGCGCGCGTCGTAGGGTTAAGCCAGTGCAGTTCCAGCCGGTCCTTCTTTAAATCCACGGTGGCTACGGTATACAGCTGGCCTGCTCCGAGGACCTGCTTCACTTCCAGGGCGTGACCAGAGGTGCATCCCCCCAACAGGGAGGTCAGAAGGGCGGCAGACCAGGACAAACAGAAACGCGTCATCCTCCGCATGATGTCGCCTGGCCATGAGCGCCATTGCTTTCCAGAGCGGATTTTTCAAACTCCAAGCTGGGCGTAAGGGCGGGGAGTTGACAGATGTGTAGAAGCCCTGTATCTTTTCTGAGCCTCGGTTGAGGCGCGGCGCATGACAACGAGAGTGAAGAGCGAAGAGAACGCGAGATAACCGCGACTCAGACGAGGTTACGACCTATTGAGCTGGGATCGCATGAACGCTTGAATTTGAGAGAAATCAAGTGAAAGGTCAAGATACTAAGGGTCCACGGTGGATGCCCTGGCACTGGAACCGACGAAGGACGCGATTACCTGCGAAAAGCTGAGGCGAGCTGGAGATACGCATTGACCCTCAGATGTCCGAATGGGGAAACCCACCTCGCAAGAGGTACTCCTTAGGGAGAGGGAACCAAGGGAACTGAAACATCTCAGTACCTTGAGGAAAAGAAAGAGACATCGATTCCGTTAGTAGCGGCGAGCGAACCCGGAAGAGCCCAAACCAGGGAGTTTACTCCCTGGGGTTGTAGGACCACTTTTTAAGATCCAACCACTCCAACTGAAGGTTCTGGAAAGAACCACCAGAGAAGGTGACAGTCCTGTAGGTGTACGACTGGTTGGCTGTAGTGGCACCTGAGTAGGTCGTTGTTCGTGAAACGATGACTGAATCCGCGCGGACCACCGCGCAAGGCTAAATATTCCCAGTGACCGATAGCGCATAGTACCGTGAGGGAAAGGTGAAAAGAACCCCGGGAGGGGAGTGAAAGAGAACCTGAAACCGTGGACTTACAAGCAGTCACCGCTCCATAAGAGTGTGGTGGCGTGCCTATTGAAGCATGAGCCGGCGACTTAGACCTATCTGGCAAGCTTAAGTCAAGAGACGGAGGCGGAGCGAAAGCGAGTCCGAATAGGGCGACTGTAGTCAGATGGGCTAGACTCGAAACCAGGTGAGCTATGCATGACCAGGTTGAAACCCCCGTGACAGGGGGTGGAGGACCGAACCGGTGCCTGCTGAAACAGTCTCGGATGAGTTGTGTATAGGAGTGAAAAGCTAACCGAACCTGGAGATAGCTAGTTCTCCCCGAAATGTATTTAGGTACAGCCTCGGAAATTGACCACGCCGTGTAGAGCACTGACAAGGCTCGGGGGCCTACCAGCCTACCAACCCTTATCAAACTCCGAAGCGACGTGCGTATTATTCCGGGAGTGAGGCTGCGAGAGCTAACTTCCGTAGCCGAAAGGGAAACAACCCAGACCGCCAGCTAAGGTCCCCAAATATAGACTCAGTGGTTAAGGATGTGTCGTCGCACAGACAGCCAGGAGGTTGGCTTAGAAGCAGCCACCCTTCAAAGAGTGCGTAATAGCTCACTGGTCGAGTGACGATGCGCCGAAAATGATCGGGGCTCAAGTCTATTACCGAAGCTGCGGATTGAAACCTGCTTGCAGGTTTTTCTGGTAGGGGAGCGTTCTACAAACAGAGAAGCTGTACCGGAAGGAGCAGTGGAGTGCGTAGAAGTGCGGATGCCGGCATGAGTAACGATAAAACAGGTGAGAATCCTGTTCGCCGTAAGGACAAGGGTTCCTGGGGAAGGGTCGTCCGCCCAGGGAAAGTCGGGACCTAAGGTGAGGCCGAAAGGCGCAGCCGATGGACAGCAGGTCAAGATTCCTGCACCGTCTATGTGGAGTGATGGAGGGACGCATTACGCTATCCAATGCCGAGCTATGGCTATGCCGGTTGGTACGTTCAGGCTGAAGGGGTCAGAAAATCTACCCTTCGTTAGGCTAAGGCGTATCGGGAGCTTCTTCGGAAGCGAAGTTGGAAACGCGAGGGTGCCAAGAAAAGCTTCTAAACGTTGAAACATAGATGCCCGTACCGCAAACCGACACAGGTGTCCGAGTGTCAATGCACTAAGGCGCGCGAGAGAACCCTCGTTAAGGAACTTTGCAATCTAACCCCGTAACTTCGGAAGAAGGGGTCCCCACCTCAGACGTGGGGCGCAGTGAATAGGCCCAGGCGACTGTTTACCAAAATCACAGCACTCTGCCAACACGAACAGTGGACGTATAGGGTGTGACGCCTGCCCGGTGCCGGAAGGTCAAGTGGAGCGGTGCAAGCTGCAAAATGAAGCCCCGGTGAACGGCGGCCGTAACTATAACGGTCCTAAGGTAGCGAAATTCCTTGTCGGGTAAGTTCCGACCTGCACGAAAGGCGTAACGATCTGGGCGCTGTCTCAACGAGGGACTCGGTGAAATTGAATTGGCTGTAAAGATGCGGCCTACCCGTAGCAGGACGAAAAGACCCCGTGGAGCTTTACTATAGTCTGGCATTGATATCCGGATTCTTCTGCGTAGGATAGGTGGGAGCCTGCGAAACTGGCCTTTTGGGGTCGGTGGAGGCAACGGTGAAATACCACCCTGAAGAATCTGGCTGTCTAACCCTGAGAATCAACTTGGGGGACCGTGCTTGGCGGGTAGTTTGACTGGGGCGGTCGCCTCCCAAAATGTAACGGAGGCGCCCAAAGGTCACCTCAAGACGGTTGGAAATCGTCTGCAGAGCGCAAAGGTACAAGGTGGCTTGACTGCGAGACTGACACGTCGAGCAGGGAGGAAACTCGGGCTTAGTGAACCGGTGGTACCGCGTGGAAGGGCCATCGATCAACGGATAAAAGTTACCCCGGGGATAACAGGCTGATCTCCCCCGAGAGTCCATATCGGCGGGGAGGTTTGGCACCTCGATGTCGGCTCGTCGCATCCTGGGGCTGAAGAAGGTCCCAAGGGTTGGGCTGTTCGCCCATTAAAGCGGCACGCGAGCTGGGTTCAGAACGTCGTGAGACAGTTCGGTCTCTATCCGCTACGGGCGTAGGAATATTGAGGGAAGTTGCTCCTAGTACGAGAGGACCGGAGTGAACGTACCGCTGGTCTCCCAGCTGTCCCACCAGGGGCACATGCTGGGTAGCTACGTACGGAACGGATAACCGCTGAAAGCATCTAAGCGGGAAGCCAGTCCCAAGATGAGTATTCCCACTGCATAAGCAGGTAAGTCTCCCGGAAGACCACCGGGTTAAGAGGCCAGAAGTGCAAGCACCGCAATGTGCTCAGCTGACTGGTGCTCATCAGACGAGGTCTTGACCTTTTTTCTGCCATCATCCGCAGGTTCTTTCAGAACCTGCACCCGCACCCTCTCTTCGTCCCCTTCACCTCGTCTTGTGTCGTTTTTCCCACCACAAACCAAGACACCCCCGTGCCCACAGCGCTGTGGAACCACC is a window of Deinococcus deserti VCD115 DNA encoding:
- a CDS encoding phosphodiester glycosidase family protein, translating into MRRMTRFCLSWSAALLTSLLGGCTSGHALEVKQVLGAGQLYTVATVDLKKDRLELHWLNPTTRAPYHTFAEVQARLAKQGQQMLFATNSGIYAPGPKPLGLHVEKGQILVGLNSARSGGNFALLPNGVFWVRGTQAGVTESQAYRHADPRPTFATQSGPLLVRKGQLHPSFSRSGTSFKVRSGVGVCRDGKVRFAISAGPVNFYSFAVFFRDTLNCPDALYLDGSIAAYATPDRNTQLAEFAGIWTVSR